The following is a genomic window from Anser cygnoides isolate HZ-2024a breed goose chromosome 33, Taihu_goose_T2T_genome, whole genome shotgun sequence.
CCGCAGCGGCTGTGCGCCCGCCCTGACGAGCAGCGTGCCCACCCGCTCCACGATCTCGCCGAAGTGCTcccgcagcagcagggagcacagcTTGATCTCGGCCTGGGTCATCCCCACTGCGTCTCCACGGGCACGCGGGGGGGGTCCGGCGGGGTCAGCAGGGTCTCGAGGGGCCTGGACGGGCGCGCGGAGCCCGGTGGGGtcgcgctgctgctgcctgcagagccccgGGACGGCTGGTCCCAAACGGAGGCGACCCTACGAAAACAAAGCTTTAGGGAAAGCAGCCGGTGCCACCGGGTGTCCCACACCCCGGGGtacccctgtccccatgtcccccaccctggggtgtccccgtccctgtgtCCTCCACCCCACTGTGCctctgtccccgtgccccccaccctggggtgcccccgtccccatatccccccccggggtgcccctCTCCCCCatgcccctgtccctgtgcccctcaccccggggtgcccctgtccccatgtccccctccATGTGTCCCCCACCCCGgggtccccctgtccccgtgtccctgtccccgttcCCCCCACCCTGTTGtgcccgtccccatccccgtgtcccccacccttgggtgcccccatcCCTGTATCCccgtccctgtgtcccccaccCCATTGTGCCCCGTCCCCATGTTccccaccccggggtgcccccctccccgtgctccctccccccccccggggccgccgccctGCCCCAGGCCCGCTCTCACCCAGGCCCAACTCCTAGGCCCCGACCCGCCCCATAGCAACCACCACTtccgccctccctccctccactTCCGGCCCCCGCACCCTCCACTTccgccctccctctgccccctccctttcccccccccccctccgcgcCTGCTCTGGAGGACCGCGGAGCAGTCGAGCGGCCCGGAAGCGCGCGGCTAGAGCGGAggcggccgccgggggggcGCTCTAGCCCCGCCTCGATGCTCCGGCCGGAGGACTGACGGCAGGGAGGCGCGGAGGAGGGGGTGACAAGATGGCGGAGGCCTCGGCGGCGGCcgccgtgtcccagcaccgctTCTTCTGCCACAGCTGCAAGGGGGAGGTCAGCCCCAAGCTGCCGGTAAGccccgaggggggggggcctcggacccgcccccccccggcccctcggagcccccccccccgaggttTTATTGGTTATATTTAAGGGGGGGCTGCGCCCCAAtggctgcgggcagggccggggcgcccccaccccaaaacttGGCAGCCcggtggggagggggcgaccccgaggaccccccccccaggagccctgaacgggtggggaccccccccaagggaTGGGGACCCTCCCTGAAGGGatggcccccccacccccaaaggGATgcggtgcccccccctccagctcctgggggggtttggggggtttcgggggggtctcgggggtcCCTCGGGGTGTTTGGGGCCTGGTGTCCCCcaccccgaccccaaatccttCGGGGGGCTGGGTTCGGGGGGAGATGCCCCTCGCTGAGGGTCGTGGGGGcgaggtgccccccccccccatccttgttgtccaccaggagCTGCGAtgcccccccctcaaaaaaaaaaaaacaggaaaaaaatggggaaaaaaaagaaaaaaaacgcCAGCCCCGCACCGTGACCGCACAGGGGGCGACCCCTCCGACCTTACTGATCCCTCGGGGGGGGGCTGacaccccccaggacccccccggaccctGCAGGGTGCcctcccacaccccccagcccagcagagggGGGGCAGCTGATCCTGCCTCCCATGTTGCCGTGACCCCAATACTGGGCGTTGGGGGACTTTGGGGCTCTGAcctgggatttgggggctgggggggttatttttttttggggggggggtacggggaTGGGTTGGTGCTcgagctggcagggcagggctctgggggacggaggaggaggaggaggaggaggaagaggaggagaagcctTCATCCACCCCCCCGTGTCCATGCCCAGCCCAGGGGCCGCTGCTGTCACCTGCGGCCGTGCCCCGCTCCGCTGCGGgggcgctgagccccccccggggccctccttccctctccatccctcctccatCCATCCTCCATCTGTGCCGGATTTCggctcttcccccccccccccccaccccggtgaccGAGGGGCGCTGCCCGAagcccccgggggtccccaccCCGAGCCTttcccggaccccccccccccccggcctttGCCCCCCGGCTTCCCGACGGGGCGCGGACGGGGCTCGATCCCGCTCGGCGCCGGCGGTAAGGAGGTCGCCAAGCACTCGGCGCCCGGCTCCTGGCGGCCCTCGCTCCGCTTTTCTATTTCGAGAGCGCCCAAAAACCCAGCTCGGGGctccgctgccccccccccccacacccccaccccGTTCCCTTCCCGCGGGACGAGGCCGCGAGGCCGCTTCTGGGAGCCTGCCCCGAGTCGCTCGGATGTTCCCGGCTCCGGGGAAGCCGAGGGGGCTgcgaggagcggggccgggggctcggcTCGGTGCTGGCCCCGCCGCGACGTGGGGATGGGGCGTTGGGGGGGTTTCGGGGTCACCGGATGAAATGGGCTCGGCTGCGCGAGGCGACCCCCGAGGGGCCCGGTGGTCCCCGGTGGTCCCCggcggcccccagcccctcggatCCGCGGTGATTTTAacgtggggagggggaaaaaaaaaaaaaaggagaggggagacGCGCGGCACGAGGCGAGGGCGATCGGGGTGAAGCCgctcccgcagcgccgccgTGGATGGAGCAGAGGCGAGGCCGGGGGCACAGCGGCCCCCCCGGGTGCTGGGAAGAGGAGGGTTTCTGGGCAGCTCGGTGAGCACGAGGCCCTGGGGGTGGCGGGGAGCTCAGGGAGGAgcccggcggggggctgcggtgcTGATCCATCCTTCCCCAAGCCCCGCGGGGTGCCCGGGgcgggctgcccccccccagcttccccGTGTCGGAGCGGGGTCGTAACACGACAAGGAGACGGTCGGAAGCTCCCCGAGTCGCTCTTTCCACCCCCGGGTGTCCTCGGGTTCCCGTGCTGAGcacccaaaccccccccccagggtgctGTTTTGGGGTGGCAGCTGggtcctgggaccccccccccaatgggGGCTCGGGGACAAAGCCCCGCACGATTCCCCCgaagccccgggggggggtctcgcCTCTTCCTTCAGCCCCACCACTGGGCTCCTCGGGGCGTTTTTTGCGTGGGTACCGGCAGCCGCCCTGGAAACCCCCCCCCGATAAAAACTAAAAGAGAAACTTaagcccccccacccctggAGGGCTTCGACTGGGGCGAAAACCCGCGGCCTGCGGGGGCTCACGGcacctttctcccccccccccaggagtaCACGTGCCCGAGGTGCGAGTCCGGCTTCATCGAAGAGGTCACGGACGAGTCCAGGTAACGCCCGCGCTGCCCTCGCTGCTGGCGTCTCCCCCGGGCGCCCAACAaacggggggccgggggcgccgtgcggagttggggggggggctgggggcgtcTCTCAGCAAGGTGGGAGCGGGGTCGAGGCCGCCGAAGGGGAAGGAAGGCGCGCGGGGGCTTCGAGGCGTGGCGTTTTAGGGCGAAATCCGTTATTCTGGGGAGCGGAGCTCACGTCTCTTCTCGAAGGACCTTTATTTCCTCCGCCGGCCCCCGGCTCGGCCTTCCGCCCTCTCAAACCTCACAGCTCGAGCCAcgagagagaggaaaaaacccCCCCCCTGCGGCCGCCGAGCTCCCGCTGGGGGCACGGCCGTGGGCGCCGGGCACCCCGCAGAACCCCTCCGCCCCCCCGCCACCGGGGGTCCCGAACGTTGCCGGCTGGGTGCCCGCCGTGCTCGGGCGCGGGCCCGGCGCCGAGCGAGCGGATTTCTCGGTCGGGCGGCGGCGTGCGGGCACGAGGCCGCGGGTCTGCTCCCCGGGGGGAGCCCTTCCGTCCCCGGGGACCCCCCTCGGAGCTGTGAGACCCCCGGCTGGaggagcgccccccccccgctcactGCGGTCTCCCTCCGGCACCACAGGTCCCgccgtcccgtccccccccccgtccccgcggaGCAGAGGAGCAGCGAGAGCTACTCGCCCCGGCGCGGTGGTTTgggctcttcctcctcctcctcctcctcctcctcctgcttctcacCGCACGCGttggccccaaatccccaaggGAAAACGCCGCCGCCTGCGGGGCGCCCCCCGAGGCCGGGCCgcttttggggtcctggggtgggtgggggggggggaggcttcACGGCTTGGAGCAGCACCCGAGGCCGCGGGGTCCCCTGAGGCCGCGGGGTCCCCTGCACCCGCTGGGTCCAcggcaagcagcagcagcagcaccggcgGCACCGAGCACCCTCACGGcacggccgtgcccccccccccaacccccccgggcGGTGCATCGGGGGCCCCGCGGGACGCCCCGCgcccctgccccgcagcaggagcagctcgCACGCCGTTTGCTCGCCCCTCTCTCGCTCGGGGCACGCGGGGGCCGCGCTGCCGGCGGGACTCCCGGCTCTCCTCACGGTTttcggggccgggggggggccctgctcTCACCGGCTCTTCCTCTCCAGTTTTCTAGACGGCAGCGGCATAGACGACAGCCCGTCCACGCAGTTCGCAGAGGTGAGTTTGGCTGCCTTGTCTAAAACCAGCCCGGGAGAGGTTTTCtggtcctcctcctcctcttcctcctcctcctcctcctcggagCAGGGCTGCGGCTTCTGAAATCGCCCCAGAAATGCCCAAGCTGCGCCGAGATAAAGCCTCCGAGCCCGCGCGCCGGCTTACAGAGAGCTCCGGGGTGCCCCCGGATGAGAGGCGCAGCGTAAATTTGCGTGGCTCTGGGGATTGACGAGGAAGGAAATCCCTCTCCCAGCAGCGGGCTCGTCTGCAGGGTGCTGATTCAAAGAAAAGGTCACGGGCGCggcttctcccttccctccgaCGCCAGATTGCAGCAGGCGACGCAAGAAGTGAGCTAGTTCGGTGTGAAGTGGCAACGAGGCTGCTCTGATGGCGTCGTAACGCGATGAGGGTCTAGTACGAGCCGGGAAGGAGCAGCCCTCGCGTTACGCTCCGTAGGCTTTAATTACTTAATTAAAGACGAGGGCGCTGCTCCCTCGGACACCGCTCCTGCCCCAGCGTCAGAGCAGAGGTGCGGGGCGTGGGTTCTGCCCCGATCCCCCATAAAACCCCCCGATCCCCCTAAAAAAACCCTGATCCCCCCTAAAACCCCCTGATCCCCCTAAAAAAACCCCGATCCCCCCTAAAACCCCCCGATCCCCACTAAAAAAACCCCGATCCCCCCTAAAACCCCCTGATCCCCCCTAAAAAAACCCCGATCCCCCCTAAAACCCCCCGATCTCCCCCTAAAACCCCCCGATCCCCCCTAAAACCCCCCGATCCCCCCTAAAACCCCCCGATCCCCCCCTAAAAGCCCCCGATCCCCCCTAAAATCCCAGCCTCGCACCTCCTCGGGGCGGCTCACCAGAACCTATATCCCGCTGGGACCCGCGCGTAGCAGGAAGGAGCCGCCGTGCCGGTCCTcccgggggcggcccggccgATTAGCCGTAATTAAGCGTGTTTGCCGGGCTTTTTGATTTTTCCGGGAGCCGCGGCAACGGCAGGAATTGGCTCGGTTGCTGCCGTCGAGGTGCAGCCCCCTTCCGCCGTGCCGGCTCGCTGGGACGGGTGACGGAGCCGCGCACTTTGtgtcctcccccccctccccagctttggGACCACTTGGACCACACGATGTTCTTCCCCGACTTCCGACCCTTCCTGAGCAGCGGCTCGCTGGACCAAGACGGCAGGGACAACGAGAGGGGCCACCAAGCCCACGCCGACCTCTGGGGGCCCAGCCGCCCCCCGCGGTTGCCCATGACGCGGAGGTACCGCTCCCGGGGCAGCTCGCGCCCCGACAGGTCTCCTGCCATCGAGGGGTGAGTGCCCAAAACGCCCCTGGGAACGTCTCGGCGGCCAAAAACGGCCTATCGGGGAGCAGCCTGGGGAAACGGGGGCCTGGGATTTCGGGTGGGAGCCCCCGGCGGGCCCTAAAAACCCTCGGGTTGGGGTTGTCACGCCGCAGGCTctgccccccgtccccctcgGCGCGGTAGCggcgttgggggggggagaggtggGTTGTGCTGCGGCGCTGCCGGCTCTCGCCACGGGGAAACAGCTCGGGGCTCGGGAAACTCAGCCGCTTGCCGGCCCTCTCGCAGCCCTCCCACGCTGCGCTGAGTTGGCATCCCTCCCGCCTCCTCCCGCGCCCGTCTCGGGGCTCGCCCTCCTGGGGAAGGGCTTCACCGAGGCGTGAGCCCGGCCACGATGGGAGCGGGCGGTTCGTCTTCTCGCGGCCCTACCTTGCTAaaacgccgccgccgccgccgtggaTTTGCTTGCCCGACGTGTTCCTTTCCGCTTCCCGCAGAATAATACAGCAGATCTTCGCGGGGTTTTTCGCAAACTCGGCGCTCCCTGGCTCGCAGCACCCGTTCTCCTGGTGAGTAGCGAGCACGGCGTCGGCCCTGCCTTTGATCACGGCTCTCCTCGAGCCACCGGTGCGCCCAGTAAGCACCAGTTGCACGGGAGCTTCCTTCTCCTGGTGTGGCTGCTGGGGTGAGGTTCCTCCGGGTGCTGCAAACCTCGGGGATGTTTTTGGGGGCGGGGGTGAAGCAGCTCCCTTGACTCCGCTCCCGCCCGCAGGAGCGGGATGCTGCACTCGAACCCTGGGGACTACGCGTGGGGACAGAGCGGCCTCGACGCCATCGTCACCCAGGTGAGACCCCCGAGCGGGCCCGGCTGGGAGAGCTTTGAGCCGTGCCTCCAGGTTTTTGGGCTCTTctccccctgctctcctgcccgGTCGGTTCCACGGCGGGAGAGCCTCGCGGACAGGGCCAGCGCCGTCTGGCTTGGTGCCCTGCCTTTTTGGGGAGGGTTTGCACCTCTTTTGGGTGGAAACGCAGCGTTTTAGCTCTCCGCCTTGCCAGTCCGCCCGTGGCGCAGGGCTCACGGGTGCCTCGCAGCAGGCTCGGCagaggctgaaaataaaaatcccgTCTCAGCCTCGGGGTCCCGCTCCGAATCCAGCATTTTGTACCCACGAGCCCCTTCCCCCTGTGGTTTGGGGAAGGAGCCGAGCACGCTGCCGTTCCCCCGCAGCCTCGTCTGGCTCCCTTCGGGGACCGGGGGTGCCCAGCTCCATCCCCGGCCTCCTCCAGGGCGTCGGCGTCACCGGGACGGGAAGGCGGAGCGGGCGGCTGCCGTACCGGGAGCTAATTTGGCTGCTGCCGTGGTGCTGACGCCTCGGAAGGCGCCTGCCAGAGCCATCTGCTGCCGTTCAGAAGCAGCCCCCGGCTCCCACGCCCGTCTCGCCTGCCTTGCTCATGCTCCCCGAAGCGCGGCGGCGCCCGGTGGCTCCGTGGCTGCAGCCACCGGCCCTGCCCGTCCCGGGGCTTCGCGTCCCGGGTGTTTTAACGCGGCCTGGAAAGGGAACGGGGCTCCCCCGagtgctgctcccagctctgccccgaCCCCGTGCGAACCTGTCGGAGCTGATCCTGGGGCGAACCCGGGTCTCAGCAGAACGAAACGCCCATGAGGCAGTCAGGGAGCTGTAAGGCGAGGGAAGAGGCGCCGCCGGCGCCGCAGCTCGGGCTCAGCCCCCGTTAAGCCCCAGAGACTCCACGCTGGGGATGGAAACCCCCGGGGGAGTGGGGTTAAGCCCCTGGAGGTGCAAAACCCCCCAGGGGAGCGGGGTTGGGTATGGCCGCTCCTCGGCTTGGCGGCAGGGCTGGCCTAAAGCAGCTCCTCGTGGCTCTCTGCCGCCCTTGGGGGggctcctctctcctcctgaCACCCCGACCGAGGcctgggggaggcagcaggcgCCCTGTTCCCTCGGCTGAGCAGCACGAGGCTCTTCCCCTGCCCAGAACATC
Proteins encoded in this region:
- the RNF115 gene encoding E3 ubiquitin-protein ligase RNF115, whose amino-acid sequence is MAEASAAAAVSQHRFFCHSCKGEVSPKLPEYTCPRCESGFIEEVTDESSFLDGSGIDDSPSTQFAELWDHLDHTMFFPDFRPFLSSGSLDQDGRDNERGHQAHADLWGPSRPPRLPMTRRYRSRGSSRPDRSPAIEGIIQQIFAGFFANSALPGSQHPFSWSGMLHSNPGDYAWGQSGLDAIVTQLLGQLENTGPPPADKEKISSLPTVTVTQEQVDTGLECPVCKEDYTVAEQVRQLPCNHFFHSNCIVPWLELHDTCPVCRKSLNGEDSTRQAQNPEASASNSFSSESQLHDRWTF